One Rhipicephalus microplus isolate Deutch F79 chromosome 4, USDA_Rmic, whole genome shotgun sequence genomic window carries:
- the LOC119171996 gene encoding testicular acid phosphatase homolog, with protein MQLAILLLLPLALASEPFYRRNDLLKHVVVILRHTDRAPLATYPGDPYKNHDWPLGYGRLTSRGRANARALGKWLRSHYNDFLSDDPREVDARSSPAPRCYETAALVLYGLYPANAVQREWEPDQPWQPVPITRLPDGNDKYSTICVPRVRAAIRSLIAVPEPAFLADNATLRKPLFGTLGGIVGFVARMSNLSEESSSGLFVTAIKMLDTMSVAKEYNLPVPTWASKYWRHLHWASEMAHEALCRSQMNHFGGALIRDALNDIGPTGEPLARPSSSLMRGDPDPSDTPKMTLRVYHDVNLGGILIGLNGTLGKRAPYGAAILVELFTLASTVTPDVYVRVLYKAGDTVSTLALQGCSNPCSLQSFRELLERNFGPVSRSECEWNDNQPLL; from the coding sequence ATGCAGCTCGCTATTTTACTACTGTTGCCATTGGCGCTAGCATCTGAGCCGTTTTATCGTCGCAACGACTTGCTCAAGCACGTGGTGGTCATCCTTCGGCACACCGACCGTGCGCCTCTTGCGACCTACCCGGGCGACCCGTACAAAAACCACGACTGGCCCTTGGGCTACGGAAGGCTGACGTCGCGCGGCCGAGCAAACGCTCGCGCCCTGGGTAAGTGGCTGCGTTCTCACTACAACGACTTCCTCAGCGACGACCCACGGGAAGTGGACGCTCGCAGCAGCCCCGCGCCGCGCTGCTACGAGACGGCAGCGCTGGTGCTTTACGGCCTCTACCCGGCAAACGCTGTTCAGAGGGAGTGGGAACCCGACCAACCGTGGCAGCCTGTACCCATCACGCGGTTGCCCGACGGCAACGACAAATACTCGACCATCTGCGTGCCACGCGTACGCGCGGCCATCCGGTCACTCATCGCTGTTCCCGAGCCAGCGTTTCTCGCCGACAACGCGACGCTGAGAAAGCCCCTATTTGGAACGCTCGGCGGGATCGTCGGTTTCGTCGCCCGCATGAGTAACCTCAGTGAAGAGTCGTCCTCTGGCCTCTTCGTCACCGCCATCAAGATGCTGGACACGATGTCCGTGGCTAAAGAGTACAACCTGCCGGTGCCCACCTGGGCGTCGAAGTACTGGCGCCACTTGCACTGGGCTTCCGAGATGGCACACGAAGCACTGTGTCGCTCTCAGATGAACCACTTTGGAGGCGCCCTGATACGCGATGCCTTGAACGACATTGGGCCAACCGGAGAACCGCTGGCGAGACCGTCATCCTCTTTAATGCGTGGCGACCCGGACCCGAGCGACACGCCAAAGATGACGCTGAGGGTGTACCACGACGTCAACCTTGGGGGTATCTTGATTGGTTTGAACGGAACTCTCGGAAAAAGGGCTCCGTATGGCGCGGCGATCCTGGTAGAGTTATTCACGTTGGCTTCGACGGTGACACCAGACGTTTATGTGCGGGTTCTGTACAAGGCCGGTGACACGGTTTCTACTTTAGCCTTGCAAGGTTGCAGCAATCCCTGTTCACTGCAGAGCTTCCGTGAACTGTTGGAGCGAAATTTCGGGCCAGTGTCCAGAAGTGAATGTGAATGGAACGACAACCAACCTCTCCTGTGA